A genomic stretch from Aminobacter aminovorans includes:
- a CDS encoding TetR/AcrR family transcriptional regulator, translating into MKTSGKPTRERIIDAASKLFYGEGIRAVSVDAVAEKAGLTKRTLYYHFQSKDELIAAYLDGRDQPNLGLFQRWFDEAEGGIDQKIRMIFWQLAKSARHPRWKGCGYLRTAAELATMPGHPAIKTGIAHKKRVEAWLASAFAAEGARSPELLARQIILLLDGCFAVVLLNRDPSYMETAGEAAATLVKAALA; encoded by the coding sequence ATGAAAACCTCAGGGAAGCCGACCCGCGAGCGCATCATCGATGCGGCCTCGAAGCTGTTCTATGGCGAGGGCATCCGCGCTGTCAGCGTCGATGCCGTGGCCGAAAAGGCGGGGCTTACCAAGCGCACGCTCTATTATCACTTCCAGAGCAAGGACGAGCTGATAGCAGCCTATCTCGACGGCCGCGACCAGCCCAACCTGGGGCTGTTCCAGCGCTGGTTCGACGAGGCCGAGGGCGGGATCGATCAGAAAATTCGGATGATCTTCTGGCAACTGGCCAAATCCGCACGGCATCCCAGATGGAAGGGCTGCGGCTATCTGCGCACGGCAGCCGAACTGGCCACCATGCCCGGACACCCGGCGATCAAGACCGGCATCGCGCACAAGAAGCGGGTCGAGGCTTGGCTAGCCAGCGCCTTCGCCGCCGAGGGCGCCCGGTCGCCGGAGCTTTTGGCGCGCCAGATCATTCTGTTGCTGGACGGCTGTTTCGCCGTCGTGCTGCTCAACCGCGACCCCTCCTATATGGAAACGGCCGGCGAAGCTGCAGCAACGCTGGTGAAAGCGGCGCTAGCGTAA
- a CDS encoding DoxX family protein, producing MATMAASLGFILLGGVFVWAGTEHFWNFRTVTGYLTDKGLPVAAVLLALGSIVEIIAGLCLAIGVMRPYAAVALILFTIAATLMALNFWRYTGPERQGLRSAFIINFAVVGGLILAATA from the coding sequence ATGGCGACGATGGCCGCAAGCCTCGGCTTCATCCTGCTCGGTGGCGTCTTCGTCTGGGCCGGTACCGAGCATTTCTGGAACTTCCGCACTGTTACCGGCTACCTGACCGACAAAGGCCTGCCCGTAGCAGCAGTTCTGCTTGCTTTGGGCTCGATCGTCGAGATCATTGCCGGCCTCTGCCTGGCGATCGGCGTGATGCGTCCCTACGCGGCGGTGGCACTGATCCTGTTCACCATCGCCGCGACGTTGATGGCGCTCAATTTCTGGCGCTATACCGGCCCGGAGAGGCAGGGGTTGCGCTCGGCCTTCATCATCAACTTCGCTGTCGTCGGCGGTCTCATCCTCGCAGCGACAGCTTAG
- a CDS encoding 16S rRNA (uracil(1498)-N(3))-methyltransferase — protein MRANYKMQRLFVPDDLASGATFDADPQQSHYLAHVLRLGEGAEVLLFNGRDGEWSARIAGKTKKAVRLEVVDLQRPQPIHPDLFYCFAPLKVGRLDYLVQKAVEMGAGTLVPVITQHTQMKPGIDRLRGNAVEAAEQCGILAIPEVRETVKLEHLIAGWDKERRLIFCDEDASTNNPMAALQGIKERKLALLVGPEGGFSDDERRMLRALPYVTAIPLGPRILRADTAAVAALAVIQAVIGDW, from the coding sequence ATGCGCGCAAACTACAAGATGCAACGGCTGTTCGTGCCTGATGACCTCGCTTCCGGCGCGACCTTCGATGCCGATCCGCAGCAGAGCCACTATCTCGCCCATGTGCTTCGCCTCGGCGAAGGCGCGGAAGTCCTGCTGTTCAATGGCCGCGACGGCGAGTGGTCCGCAAGGATCGCGGGCAAGACCAAGAAGGCGGTGCGGCTCGAGGTTGTCGACCTGCAACGGCCGCAGCCCATTCATCCCGACCTCTTCTATTGCTTTGCACCGCTCAAGGTCGGACGGCTCGACTACCTCGTGCAGAAGGCCGTCGAGATGGGCGCAGGAACTTTGGTGCCCGTCATCACCCAGCACACGCAGATGAAGCCTGGGATCGACCGGCTGCGGGGGAACGCCGTGGAAGCCGCCGAGCAATGCGGCATCCTGGCCATTCCCGAGGTGCGCGAGACAGTGAAGCTGGAGCACCTTATCGCCGGCTGGGACAAGGAACGGCGGCTGATCTTCTGCGACGAGGACGCCTCGACCAACAATCCGATGGCAGCCTTGCAGGGCATCAAGGAGCGCAAGCTCGCCCTGCTGGTCGGGCCTGAGGGCGGTTTCTCCGACGACGAACGTCGCATGCTGCGCGCCCTGCCTTACGTGACCGCCATTCCGCTGGGGCCACGCATCCTGCGCGCCGACACGGCGGCAGTGGCGGCCCTTGCCGTCATCCAGGCTGTCATCGGCGACTGGTAA
- a CDS encoding DUF1127 domain-containing protein, whose amino-acid sequence MTTLDHSTETTRSAARPVNAMRIVNYTADLFRAWKNRRAFYRLGELSDTELADVGLTRGDLCVAVDLPFATDPTVRLRSIRQARSENIEVMARRVA is encoded by the coding sequence ATGACCACGCTCGACCATTCCACTGAGACGACGCGTTCCGCGGCTCGGCCGGTGAATGCGATGCGTATCGTCAACTATACAGCCGATCTATTCCGTGCCTGGAAAAATCGCCGTGCCTTCTATCGCCTTGGCGAGTTGAGTGACACCGAACTCGCCGATGTCGGCCTGACCCGCGGCGACCTGTGTGTGGCCGTCGATCTGCCGTTCGCCACCGACCCGACCGTGCGTCTTCGCTCGATCAGGCAGGCGCGCAGCGAAAACATCGAAGTCATGGCGCGCCGCGTCGCATAG
- a CDS encoding glutamate--cysteine ligase — translation MARDTTDFRPIEGMDELVDYLAAGNKPRDKWRIGTEHEKFPFYVDGNAPVPYGGDRGIRALLEGMQKTLGWDPIIDAGRIIGLVEPTGQGAISLEPGGQFELSGAPLETIHQTCREGNAHLAQLREIAEPLGIRFLGLGGSPKWTLPETPRMPKSRYDIMTAYMPKVGTKGLDMMYRTCTIQVNLDFESEADMRRKMQVSLKLQPLSTALFANSPFTDGRPNGMQSWRGDIWRDTDNQRSGLLEFCFSPQFGFADYVEWALDVPMYFVIRDEQYRDMTHITFRQFMAGAARNEIPQGMPTMGDWANHLSTLFPDVRLKRFLEMRGADGGPWRRICALPAFWVGLLYDQATLDAAEELTRNWTYAEVLAMRDAVPEQGIAAPFRNTTQREIGREVLALSRQGLVNRGRKNREGFDEAGFLNTLDEVIARGTTSAEEMLSAYNTRWGGSIEPAFLEYAY, via the coding sequence ATGGCGCGCGACACCACCGATTTCCGGCCTATCGAGGGGATGGACGAACTCGTCGACTATCTCGCAGCCGGCAACAAGCCGCGCGACAAGTGGCGGATCGGCACCGAGCACGAGAAATTCCCGTTCTATGTCGATGGCAACGCACCGGTTCCCTATGGCGGCGATCGCGGCATCCGCGCGCTGCTCGAAGGCATGCAGAAGACGCTTGGCTGGGATCCGATCATCGATGCCGGACGTATCATCGGGCTGGTCGAGCCGACCGGCCAGGGTGCGATCTCGCTCGAGCCCGGGGGGCAGTTCGAGCTTTCCGGCGCGCCGCTCGAAACGATCCACCAGACCTGTCGCGAGGGCAATGCGCATCTGGCACAGCTGCGCGAGATCGCCGAACCGCTTGGCATCCGCTTCCTCGGCCTGGGAGGCAGCCCGAAGTGGACGCTTCCCGAGACGCCGCGCATGCCGAAATCGCGCTACGACATCATGACCGCCTACATGCCGAAGGTCGGCACCAAGGGCCTCGACATGATGTACCGGACCTGCACCATCCAGGTGAATCTCGACTTCGAGAGTGAAGCCGATATGCGCCGCAAGATGCAGGTCTCGCTCAAGCTGCAGCCACTGTCGACGGCGCTGTTCGCCAATTCGCCCTTTACCGACGGCCGCCCCAACGGCATGCAGAGCTGGCGTGGCGACATCTGGCGCGATACCGACAACCAACGTTCGGGCCTGCTCGAATTCTGTTTCTCGCCGCAATTCGGCTTTGCCGACTATGTCGAATGGGCGCTCGACGTGCCGATGTATTTCGTCATCCGCGACGAGCAGTACCGCGACATGACGCACATCACCTTCCGTCAGTTCATGGCAGGTGCTGCGCGCAACGAGATTCCCCAGGGCATGCCGACGATGGGCGACTGGGCCAACCACCTGTCGACGCTATTCCCGGACGTGCGCCTCAAGCGTTTCCTCGAAATGCGCGGCGCCGACGGTGGACCATGGCGCCGCATCTGCGCCCTGCCGGCCTTCTGGGTCGGCCTGCTCTACGATCAGGCAACGCTCGATGCCGCAGAAGAACTGACCCGCAACTGGACCTACGCCGAAGTGCTGGCGATGCGTGACGCCGTGCCCGAGCAAGGTATCGCAGCACCGTTCCGCAACACCACGCAGCGCGAGATCGGCCGTGAAGTGCTGGCCCTGTCGCGCCAGGGGCTCGTCAATCGCGGCCGCAAGAACCGCGAAGGCTTCGACGAGGCCGGCTTCCTCAACACGCTCGACGAGGTCATCGCGCGTGGTACGACGAGTGCCGAGGAAATGCTCAGCGCCTACAACACGCGCTGGGGCGGTTCGATCGAGCCTGCGTTCCTGGAGTATGCCTACTAG
- a CDS encoding helix-turn-helix domain-containing protein produces MRTSPEASACSDANRPTVSVLANCLGRYDEFAPLPGLDAHFQCVWTNAIPRDHFGPVAVVPDGCVDLLWKDGRLVVVGPDIVAASPELGGGTTVLGIRFRPGAALRWLRTPMSTLVGQAVELADVWDRDVARELSLRIGEAPTIERQAAVLQQQLLNQLPELERPAQDAGAIFAAMASGSDAIAGRISSLVDRLDISERTLRRRSHDYFGYGPKTLDRILRFQNFLSLVRAQGKQRMAGLAYEAGYADQAHLGREIQTLCGMTAGSFVRQISG; encoded by the coding sequence ATGCGAACCTCGCCTGAGGCTTCAGCTTGTAGCGACGCGAACAGGCCGACGGTATCGGTGCTCGCCAATTGCCTCGGGCGCTACGACGAATTTGCACCGTTGCCAGGCCTCGACGCCCATTTCCAATGCGTTTGGACCAACGCCATCCCCAGGGATCATTTCGGGCCGGTCGCGGTCGTGCCGGACGGCTGCGTCGACCTGTTGTGGAAGGACGGACGGCTGGTGGTGGTCGGGCCTGACATCGTTGCGGCCAGTCCCGAGTTGGGTGGCGGGACGACAGTGCTGGGCATTCGATTCCGCCCGGGCGCGGCACTCCGCTGGCTGCGCACGCCGATGAGCACGCTCGTCGGCCAGGCGGTTGAACTCGCCGACGTATGGGATCGTGACGTAGCTCGCGAACTGAGCCTGCGGATCGGCGAGGCGCCGACCATCGAACGGCAGGCTGCCGTGCTGCAGCAACAGCTGCTCAATCAGTTGCCGGAACTGGAGCGCCCGGCGCAGGACGCAGGCGCGATCTTTGCGGCAATGGCATCGGGATCGGATGCAATCGCCGGCAGGATTTCGTCGCTTGTGGATCGGCTTGACATCAGCGAGCGCACGCTGAGGCGGCGCAGCCACGACTACTTCGGATATGGACCGAAGACGCTGGACCGTATCCTGCGTTTCCAGAACTTTCTTTCCCTGGTGCGCGCGCAAGGCAAGCAGCGTATGGCAGGCCTGGCCTATGAGGCCGGCTATGCCGACCAGGCGCATCTCGGCCGTGAGATCCAGACATTGTGCGGTATGACCGCCGGAAGCTTCGTGCGCCAGATAAGTGGCTGA
- a CDS encoding DUF937 domain-containing protein, with the protein MLPLFEMLANAQNGNGVEALSRQFGLSQQQTQSAIEALMPAFSQGLKRNASDPYGVGSFLQAMASGQHAKYFEDASRAFSPQGVDEGNGILGHLFGSKELSRAVAGQAAQATGIGQDVLKQMLPVIASMIMGGLFKQTTGQMQAASGMGGGNNPLGEIIEQMMRQGGGMMGGGQQPRQAPQQTQAPDPFDNPFGKVLKDMFGGGQGQPQPSPRQQAPQQSPYGDNPLGKIFEEMLGGGRAQPEPQPQARQPQPQANPSGRPRNPYDDLFGKMFETGSQQRDDYQKGVESIFDQFSKGMDRYR; encoded by the coding sequence ATGCTGCCACTGTTCGAGATGCTGGCCAATGCCCAGAACGGCAATGGCGTCGAGGCGCTATCGCGCCAGTTCGGGCTGAGCCAGCAGCAGACGCAATCGGCGATCGAAGCGCTGATGCCGGCCTTCAGCCAGGGGCTGAAGCGCAACGCCTCCGATCCCTATGGCGTCGGCTCATTCCTGCAGGCGATGGCGAGCGGCCAGCACGCCAAGTATTTCGAGGACGCCAGTCGCGCCTTCTCGCCCCAGGGCGTCGACGAAGGCAACGGCATCCTTGGCCACCTGTTCGGTTCGAAAGAGCTGTCGCGCGCGGTCGCCGGCCAGGCGGCGCAGGCGACCGGCATTGGCCAGGACGTGCTCAAGCAGATGCTGCCTGTCATCGCCTCGATGATCATGGGCGGGCTGTTCAAGCAGACGACGGGCCAGATGCAGGCAGCGAGCGGCATGGGCGGCGGCAACAACCCGCTCGGCGAGATCATCGAGCAGATGATGAGGCAGGGTGGCGGCATGATGGGCGGCGGGCAGCAGCCTCGACAGGCCCCGCAGCAGACCCAGGCGCCCGATCCCTTCGACAACCCGTTCGGCAAGGTGCTGAAGGACATGTTCGGCGGCGGCCAGGGTCAGCCGCAGCCATCGCCGCGCCAGCAGGCGCCGCAACAGAGCCCCTATGGCGACAACCCGCTCGGCAAGATCTTCGAGGAGATGCTGGGCGGCGGCCGCGCCCAGCCTGAACCGCAGCCCCAAGCGCGCCAGCCGCAACCACAGGCAAATCCGAGCGGCCGGCCGCGCAATCCTTATGACGACCTGTTCGGCAAGATGTTCGAAACCGGCAGCCAACAGCGCGACGACTATCAGAAGGGCGTCGAGTCGATCTTCGACCAGTTCAGCAAGGGCATGGACAGGTATCGCTGA
- a CDS encoding VOC family protein encodes MGTSGNDRRIDNIEFNVSDLKRSREFYGKAFGWSFTDYGPTYCDFTDGRLTGGLTTGGPVRPGGPLVILYADDLAATQSRLEAAGARIVKPMFEFPGGRRFHFADPDGYELAVWSAS; translated from the coding sequence ATGGGTACGAGCGGAAACGATCGCCGGATCGACAACATCGAATTCAACGTCAGCGACCTCAAGCGGTCGCGTGAATTCTACGGCAAGGCCTTCGGCTGGAGCTTCACAGACTACGGTCCGACCTATTGCGACTTCACCGATGGCCGCCTGACCGGGGGACTGACGACAGGCGGACCGGTCAGACCAGGCGGACCGCTTGTCATCCTTTATGCCGACGATCTGGCCGCAACACAGAGCCGCCTTGAGGCTGCTGGCGCCAGGATCGTCAAGCCGATGTTCGAATTTCCCGGCGGTCGACGTTTCCACTTCGCAGATCCCGACGGTTATGAACTGGCGGTCTGGTCGGCAAGTTGA
- a CDS encoding alpha/beta hydrolase family protein — protein sequence MSIAVLVSEPRAIEVVCADGVVLRGHIWPHARGEKAGTVIVNPATGVLASYYHRYAMFLAGRGFDVVTYDYRGIGASRTVRLRGCGHRWRDWGERDFEAVLRLARRLDPAAPSMVVGHSIGGVLPGLAESATGIARMLTVGAQFAYWRDYAAARRPRLLLKWHVAMPVITALCGYFPGKRLGWLEDLPKGVANEWSFRGARIELSHPEAERGDVLRRFAAVTAPILAVGVADDEIGTPQAVRRALGYYTGSNTTQLLLSPGDFDRPAIGHFGLFHSRHAADFWLDTLLWLRDGINPWPGKVLS from the coding sequence ATGTCGATTGCAGTTTTGGTGAGTGAGCCCAGAGCTATCGAGGTCGTGTGTGCCGATGGCGTTGTGCTGCGCGGCCACATCTGGCCGCATGCGCGTGGCGAAAAGGCCGGGACCGTCATCGTCAATCCGGCCACTGGCGTGCTTGCCAGCTACTATCATCGCTATGCCATGTTTCTCGCCGGTCGCGGCTTCGACGTCGTCACCTATGATTATCGCGGTATCGGCGCTTCGCGGACGGTTCGCCTGCGCGGTTGTGGCCATCGCTGGCGCGACTGGGGCGAACGCGATTTCGAGGCGGTGCTGCGTCTGGCCAGACGCCTCGATCCGGCCGCGCCATCGATGGTGGTGGGGCACAGCATCGGCGGCGTCTTGCCCGGCCTGGCGGAGTCCGCCACCGGCATCGCCCGCATGCTCACCGTTGGCGCGCAATTTGCCTATTGGCGCGATTATGCCGCCGCCCGCCGCCCTAGGCTGCTTCTCAAGTGGCATGTGGCGATGCCCGTCATCACCGCCCTCTGCGGCTACTTTCCTGGAAAGCGGCTCGGCTGGCTGGAGGATTTGCCCAAGGGGGTCGCCAACGAGTGGAGCTTTCGTGGCGCGCGCATCGAGTTGAGCCACCCCGAGGCGGAACGGGGCGATGTCCTGCGTCGCTTTGCTGCGGTTACGGCGCCCATCCTGGCCGTCGGCGTTGCCGATGACGAAATCGGCACGCCACAGGCCGTTCGCCGTGCACTCGGCTACTACACCGGTTCGAACACGACACAGCTATTGCTCTCGCCTGGAGATTTCGACCGGCCGGCGATCGGCCATTTCGGCCTGTTCCACAGCCGACACGCGGCCGACTTCTGGCTCGACACGCTGTTGTGGCTGCGCGACGGCATTAACCCGTGGCCAGGCAAGGTGCTCAGCTGA